In Carya illinoinensis cultivar Pawnee chromosome 10, C.illinoinensisPawnee_v1, whole genome shotgun sequence, one DNA window encodes the following:
- the LOC122278941 gene encoding protein SRG1-like — MDAVDFLSTNSILSVLELTKKPLTTIPHNYICPDQEPVLLGLSHDCNANLPTVPTIDMEKLVIGETTDIELDKLHSVCKAWGLFQLVNHGVNLSLVNKLNNEVEEFFKLPLEEKMKYKVRPGDVEGYGAVPRPKAQTLDWGDRFYMTINPIHKRKPYLFPELPSSLRNTLESYFSELQKLAMTLMELMGKALKIDKREMEELFEDGMRSVRMTYYPPCPQPELVVGFPPHSDATGITILHQVNGVEGLQIKKDGVWIPVSFLPRAFVVNVGDIMEILSNGAYTSAEHRAAVNLEKERISIAVFFNPKSKAEIEPLKCQLNTTQSPPLFRRISVEDFHKDFFSRDLKGKTNLEYLRIKTGEGNTD, encoded by the exons ATGGATGCAGTTGACTTTTTGAGCACAAACTCAATTCTCAGCGTTTTGGAGCTCACCAAAAAGCCACTTACAACAATCCCTCATAACTATATTTGTCCAGATCAAGAGCCAGTACTACTTGGTCTCTCTCATGACTGCAATGCTAACTTGCCTACGGTTCCAACAATTGACATGGAAAAGTTGGTCATCGGGGAGACCACAGACATAGAACTAGACAAGTTGCATTCAGTTTGCAAAGCTTGGGGCCTTTTTCAg TTGGTGAATCATGGAGTAAATCTTTCACTAGTAAACAAGCTGAACAACGAGGTTGAAGAATTCTTCAAACTTCCCttggaagagaaaatgaaatacAAGGTAAGGCCAGGTGATGTTGAAGGCTATGGAGCAGTCCCCCGACCCAAAGCTCAAACCCTTGATTGGGGTGATAGGTTCTACATGACAATCAACCCTATTCACAAAAGAAAGCCATATTTATTCCCAGAGCTACCTTCATCCttgag GAACACCTTAGAGTCATACTTCTCAGAGCTGCAGAAACTAGCCATGACACTTATGGAGTTGATGGGAAAAGCTCTGAAGATAGAcaagagagagatggaggagtTATTTGAAGATGGGATGAGATCAGTGAGGATGACATACTATCCACCATGCCCACAACCAGAGCTTGTTGTTGGCTTTCCTCCTCACTCTGACGCTACTGGTATCACCATTCTTCATCAAGTGAATGGAGTTGAAGGTCTCCAGATTAAGAAAGATGGGGTTTGGATTCCTGTGAGCTTCCTTCCTCGTGCCTTTGTTGTCAACGTAGGAGACATCATGGAG ATCTTGAGCAATGGGGCCTATACCAGCGCTGAGCACAGGGCAGCAGtaaatttagagaaagaaagGATATCGATCGCTGTGTTCTTCAACCCCAAGTCCAAGGCAGAGATTGAGCCTTTGAAATGTCAGTTGAACACTACACAAAGCCCACCTCTATTTAGAAGGATTTCCGTGGAAGATTTTCACAAAGATTTCTTCTCTCGTGATCTCAAAGGAAAGACAAATTTGGAGTATTTAAGGATAAAAACTGGGGAAGGTAATACTGATTAA